A genomic region of Aspergillus oryzae RIB40 DNA, chromosome 1 contains the following coding sequences:
- a CDS encoding uncharacterized protein (defense-related protein containing SCP domain) encodes MDSNGLFPFITTVSAKLHYVELYSPLTMDTQDRSSVTPSASNMKPIEWDEGLATAAQQLADSCKFEHNRAGQNLYEGSDPADLVKQAIDAWHNEHKDYNYDSNTCGPNAICGHYTQVVWADSSKVGMAVSSRKCESGMYIVVANYDPVGNYAGEKPYKQQ; translated from the exons ATGGATAGCAACGGGCTGTTTCCCTTCATAACAACCGTAAGTGCGAAATTACATTATGTTGAATTATATTCTCCATTAACTATGGATACTCAAGACCGATCTTCCGTGACGCCAAGCGCTAGTAACATGAAGCCCATCGAGTGGGATGAAGGTCTCGCCACAGCTGCCCAGCAATTAGCCGATAGCTGCAAATTCGAGCATAATCGTGCCGGGCAAAACTTATATGAGGGCAGTGATCCAGCGGATCTTGTGAAACAGGCAATAGATGCGTGGCATAATGAACATAAAGACTATAATTACGATAGCAATACATGCGGGCCCAATGCGATCTGTGGACATTACACTCAA GTTGTTTGGGCGGATTCTTCCAAAGTCGGTATGGCTGTATCCTCGAGGAAGTGTGAAAGTGGCATGTATATTGTAGTTGCCAACTATGATCCTGTTGGCAACTATGCTGGGGAAAAGCCTTACAAGCAGCAGTGA
- a CDS encoding putative phosphoserine phosphatase (predicted protein), with protein MESPEYELLYLKENPKAIFFTDFDGTITLKDYNFGFGMEMRRKLEMEVMKGHMAFRDAFHAMLQSVQMPLADCLRIVQDNIQLDPHFLDFYYWAKGCNIPIVVLSSGMTPFITMLLESVLGSNPENIFVVANDVEPHSFGDKTSGSGWRIKYRDDSAFGHDKSLEIKPYFGLPSGNCPLLFYAGDGVSDLSAASQTHVLFAKEGLVDHCKERGIPFIPFDNWSSILDTMQGIYEGLSRAGITGYSNVV; from the exons ATGGAGTCCCCTGAATATGAGCTGCTGTACCTCAAAGAGAACCCTAAAGCTATCTTTTTTACAGATTTTGATGGAACTATTACTCTGAAAGACT ATAACTTTGGGTTTGGGATGGAAATGCGACGGAAATTGGAGATGGAAGTCATGAAAGGACATATGGCTTTCAG AGATGCATTCCACGCCATGCTCCAGAGTGTACAGATGCCGTTAGCGGATTGTCTGCGAATTGTACAGGATAATATTCAGCTTGATCCCCACTTCCTGGATTTCTATTATTGGGCAAAAGGGTGTAATATCCCTATAGTTGTGCTCTCTTCTGGGATGACTCCTTTCATAACCATGTTGCTGGAGTCCGTTCTGGGCAGCAATCCAGAAAATATATTTGTTGTTGCCAATGACGTTGAGCCACACAGCTTCGGCGACAAGACGAGTGGGAGTGGATGGCGGATTAAATACCGTGACGACAG TGCCTTTGGTCATGATAAATCACTCGAGATCAAGCCGTACTTTGGGCTACCCAGCGGAAATTGTCCTCTACTTTTTTACGCTGGAGATGGTGTCTCGGATTTATCTGCCGCATCGCAAACTCACGTTCTTTTTGCAAAGGAGGGTTTGG TAGATCATTGCAAGGAAAGGGGAATTCCGTTTATCCCCTTCGACAACTGGAGCTCTATCCTTGACACAATGCAAGGTATTTATGAAGGTCTGTCTAGGGCAGGAATCACGGGTTATTCCAACGTTGTATAA